A single genomic interval of Roseomonas aeriglobus harbors:
- a CDS encoding SLC13 family permease, translating into MRIDAMTSFLSTHGAVAGLVFVVLLLIAFATERFPPVTVAVAGAALMIALGWIGPAQITAAFANPAPIAIGAFFILSGALVRTGTIEALASTIVRRAARKPRQTVVEMFTGAAVAPAFINNTPVVMVLIPLVRRLGQAVGIAATRLLVPLSYLSILGGTLTLVGTSTNLLVDGVARANGQPGFGIFEITGVGLAAMLAGIATMVVLGPRLLPDRPDHPAEDRHHLTYLTELELVRPITRLSELPLLRRATIKLIAVRRGTELIRRIDTDFIPRTGDRLIVSSSANEIDDLARSDGLIVGLQNVGHPIRLADDERASDVRLVGLTIAPTHPALGRALRDIPFLNNLPARVLGIGRARHLPGPDLGSVRLRAADQLLVAARESAILELHENPNLIAQDTSHVRRFRRHRAPIAIGTLAIVVLLAALGVLPVATLAIIGVAIVLITRCIDPEEAWSAIDGSVLVLIFAMLAIGSGLQAIGTVDMVVAWVAPWLRTLSPLMLIAVLYLLTSILTETVTNNAVAVIMTPVAIGIASATGTDPRPLIVAVMFAASASFATPIGYQTNTMVYAAADYRFADFLKIGIPMNLMVGAATCCAIRLLIA; encoded by the coding sequence ATGCGTATAGATGCGATGACATCGTTCCTGTCGACGCACGGCGCCGTGGCCGGTCTCGTCTTCGTCGTCCTTCTGCTGATCGCCTTTGCGACGGAGCGGTTTCCCCCGGTCACCGTCGCGGTCGCTGGTGCCGCGCTCATGATCGCACTGGGGTGGATCGGGCCTGCCCAGATCACCGCGGCCTTCGCCAATCCCGCGCCGATCGCGATCGGCGCGTTCTTCATCCTGTCAGGGGCCTTGGTGCGGACCGGCACGATCGAGGCGCTGGCGAGCACGATCGTCCGACGGGCAGCGCGAAAGCCGCGGCAGACCGTCGTCGAGATGTTCACCGGAGCTGCGGTCGCCCCCGCCTTCATCAACAACACGCCGGTCGTGATGGTCCTGATCCCGCTGGTCCGCAGGCTGGGGCAGGCGGTGGGGATCGCCGCGACGCGTCTGCTGGTCCCGCTGTCCTATCTATCGATCCTTGGCGGGACGCTGACGTTGGTCGGCACCTCGACGAACCTGCTGGTCGACGGTGTCGCGCGGGCGAACGGACAGCCGGGTTTCGGGATCTTCGAGATTACCGGTGTCGGGCTGGCCGCGATGCTGGCCGGCATCGCGACGATGGTCGTCCTCGGGCCCCGGCTGCTTCCCGATCGGCCCGATCATCCGGCAGAGGACCGGCATCATCTAACTTATCTGACCGAACTCGAACTGGTGCGGCCGATCACGCGGCTGTCCGAACTGCCCCTACTCAGGCGCGCGACCATTAAGCTGATCGCCGTTCGCCGAGGCACCGAGCTGATCCGTCGGATCGATACCGATTTTATCCCGCGAACCGGAGACCGGCTGATCGTTTCGAGTTCGGCGAACGAGATCGACGACCTAGCGCGCAGCGATGGACTGATCGTCGGTCTGCAGAATGTCGGCCATCCCATCCGCCTCGCCGACGACGAACGCGCGTCCGACGTGCGGCTGGTTGGCCTGACGATCGCGCCGACGCACCCCGCACTCGGGCGGGCGCTGCGCGACATTCCCTTCCTCAACAACCTGCCCGCGCGCGTGCTCGGCATCGGACGGGCACGCCACCTGCCGGGGCCCGACCTGGGGAGCGTGCGACTTCGCGCAGCGGACCAGTTGCTGGTGGCCGCGCGCGAATCGGCGATCCTCGAGCTGCATGAGAACCCCAATCTGATCGCGCAGGACACCAGCCACGTCCGACGCTTCCGCCGTCATCGCGCGCCGATCGCGATCGGGACGCTGGCGATCGTCGTGCTGCTGGCCGCGCTTGGCGTCCTGCCGGTCGCGACGCTTGCCATCATCGGTGTCGCCATCGTCCTGATTACGCGCTGTATCGATCCGGAGGAGGCGTGGAGTGCGATCGACGGCAGTGTGCTCGTCCTGATCTTCGCGATGCTCGCGATCGGCAGCGGCCTGCAGGCGATCGGAACGGTGGACATGGTGGTTGCCTGGGTGGCGCCGTGGCTGCGTACGCTGTCGCCGCTGATGCTCATCGCCGTGCTCTATCTGCTGACGTCGATCCTGACCGAAACGGTGACGAACAACGCCGTCGCCGTCATCATGACACCCGTCGCGATCGGTATCGCCAGCGCCACGGGCACCGATCCCCGGCCGCTGATCGTCGCTGTCATGTTCGCTGCGTCCGCCAGCTTCGCGACGCCGATCGGCTATCAGACGAATACGATGGTCTATGCCGCGGCCGATTATCGGTTCGCCGATTTCCTGAAGATCGGCATTCCGATGAACCTGATGGTGGGGGCTGCGACATGTTGCGCGATCCGTCTGCTGATCGCGTGA
- a CDS encoding cytochrome c oxidase assembly protein translates to MIDVFGSYCGTAPTASTWAARWNGDPVLVVALLVSAGVMTRLPHGRRTAGLSAIGVLAVVFLSPLCSLSVALFTARTVHHLLLIGLAAPLLAIALPPRASISAPIALALATVVLWVWHIPAAYDAALSNKAVYWVMQTTLLASAWAYWAAVRRAEPPLALAVIAAGAAQMGLLGAILTFVSRPLYTAHSSTTVAFGIGPVADQQMAGLSMWVLGLIPYAVIGATLARNSWRRMAAA, encoded by the coding sequence ATGATCGACGTGTTCGGCAGCTATTGCGGGACCGCACCCACTGCGTCGACCTGGGCGGCGCGGTGGAACGGCGATCCCGTGCTCGTGGTCGCGTTGCTGGTCTCGGCGGGCGTGATGACAAGGCTTCCGCATGGGCGGCGCACGGCCGGGCTGTCGGCCATCGGCGTTCTGGCCGTGGTGTTCCTGTCGCCGCTGTGCAGTCTGTCGGTTGCCCTGTTCACCGCGCGGACTGTGCATCACCTGCTGTTGATCGGTCTGGCCGCGCCGCTGCTGGCAATCGCCCTGCCCCCACGTGCGTCGATATCGGCCCCGATCGCGCTGGCGCTTGCGACGGTCGTGCTCTGGGTGTGGCATATCCCCGCAGCCTATGACGCCGCGTTGTCGAACAAGGCGGTGTACTGGGTCATGCAGACCACCCTGCTCGCCAGCGCATGGGCCTATTGGGCTGCAGTGCGCCGGGCGGAGCCGCCACTGGCACTGGCGGTCATCGCGGCCGGAGCAGCGCAGATGGGGCTGCTGGGCGCGATCCTGACGTTTGTTTCGCGCCCGCTCTACACCGCGCATTCCTCCACGACGGTCGCCTTCGGCATCGGGCCCGTCGCCGATCAGCAAATGGCCGGCCTGTCGATGTGGGTGCTCGGCCTGATCCCCTACGCCGTCATCGGGGCAACCCTCGCGCGCAACTCCTGGCGACGGATGGCGGCGGCATGA
- the gyrB gene encoding DNA topoisomerase (ATP-hydrolyzing) subunit B: protein MNDTPENTPNSNDYGASSIKVLKGLDAVRKRPGMYIGDTDDGSGLHHMVFEVSDNAIDEALAGHCDRIVIQLNADGSVSVEDNGRGIPTGIHPEEGVSAAEVIMTQLHAGGKFENTSDDNAYKVSGGLHGVGVSVVNALSEFLDLTIWRDGQEHYMRFAHGDAVAPLKVVGPAPEGKKGTKVTFLASPQTFKITEYDFDKLEHRYRELAFLNSGVRLFLRDARHEEPKEVELFYEGGIAAFVKWLDRNKTPLMPDPVAIAGTRDEVTIDVALEWNDSYYENVLAFTNNIPQRDGGTHIAAFRAALTRTINNYADKSGLLKKEKVTLTGDDMREGLTAIVSVKLPDPKFSSQTKDKLVSSEVRQPLESLMADKMAEWLEENPQTARAIIQKVIDAAAAREAAKKARELTRRKGVMDIASLPGKLADCQERDPAKSELFLVEGDSAGGSAKQGRDRHYQAILPLRGKILNVERARFDRMLSSREIGTLIQAMGTGIGRDDFNLEKLRYHKVVIMTDADVDGAHIRTLLLTFFYRQMPEIIQAGHLYIAQPPLYKAAKGRSEVYLKDDAALDQYLVDAGVGLMVLETAGGTRSGDDLRSLVDHARRMRTLMRFVPRRYDANIVEALALAGALDPEASREQRAERLAAVSQRLDQTDSDARWTAQMSEEGGYHFQRIWRGVTDHHIIEVAFLGSAEGRKLHALAAEAADNYTTLAKLVPLKGTTTTDDAGEDEDAPVAAAKGETLVAPSQLLDAVLSAGRKGLSIQRYKGLGEMNAEQLWETTLDPANRSMLQVEIDQADVADEIFTRLMGDVVEPRREFIQENALTVANLDV from the coding sequence ATGAACGACACGCCTGAAAACACCCCCAACAGCAACGATTACGGCGCCTCCTCGATCAAGGTGCTCAAGGGTCTGGACGCCGTGCGCAAGCGGCCGGGCATGTATATCGGCGATACCGACGACGGGTCGGGCCTGCACCACATGGTGTTCGAAGTCAGCGACAACGCGATCGACGAGGCGCTGGCGGGCCACTGCGACCGCATCGTCATCCAGCTGAACGCCGACGGATCGGTCAGCGTCGAGGACAATGGCCGCGGCATCCCGACCGGTATTCACCCGGAGGAAGGCGTGTCGGCGGCCGAGGTCATCATGACCCAGCTCCACGCCGGGGGTAAGTTCGAGAATACGTCGGACGACAATGCGTACAAGGTGTCGGGCGGCCTCCACGGCGTCGGCGTGTCGGTGGTGAACGCACTCAGCGAATTCCTCGACCTGACGATCTGGCGCGACGGGCAGGAGCATTACATGCGCTTCGCCCATGGCGACGCCGTTGCCCCGCTGAAGGTCGTGGGGCCAGCGCCGGAAGGCAAGAAGGGCACCAAGGTCACCTTCCTCGCCAGCCCGCAGACGTTCAAGATCACCGAATATGATTTCGACAAGCTCGAGCACCGCTACCGCGAGCTCGCCTTTTTGAATTCGGGCGTCCGCCTGTTCCTGCGCGACGCGCGGCACGAAGAGCCGAAGGAAGTCGAGCTGTTCTACGAAGGCGGCATCGCCGCGTTCGTGAAGTGGCTAGATCGCAACAAGACCCCGCTGATGCCCGATCCGGTCGCGATCGCGGGCACCCGCGACGAGGTCACCATCGACGTCGCGCTGGAGTGGAACGACAGCTACTACGAGAACGTCCTGGCGTTCACCAACAACATCCCCCAGCGCGACGGCGGCACGCATATCGCGGCGTTCCGCGCGGCGCTGACGCGCACCATCAACAACTATGCCGACAAGTCGGGGCTGTTGAAGAAGGAAAAGGTCACCCTGACCGGTGACGACATGCGCGAAGGCCTGACCGCCATCGTCAGCGTGAAGCTGCCAGATCCGAAGTTCTCGTCGCAGACCAAGGACAAGCTCGTTTCCTCCGAAGTCCGCCAGCCGCTCGAAAGCCTGATGGCCGACAAGATGGCCGAATGGCTGGAGGAGAACCCGCAGACCGCCCGCGCCATCATTCAGAAGGTGATCGACGCCGCCGCCGCGCGTGAAGCCGCGAAGAAAGCGCGCGAGCTGACCCGGCGCAAGGGCGTGATGGACATCGCCTCCCTCCCCGGCAAGCTCGCCGACTGCCAGGAACGCGATCCCGCCAAGTCCGAACTGTTCCTGGTCGAGGGCGACTCGGCCGGCGGTTCGGCCAAGCAGGGCCGCGACCGGCATTATCAGGCGATCCTGCCCCTGCGCGGCAAGATCCTGAACGTCGAGCGCGCGCGGTTCGACCGCATGCTCTCCAGCCGCGAGATCGGCACGCTCATCCAGGCGATGGGCACCGGCATCGGTCGCGACGACTTCAACCTGGAAAAGCTGCGCTACCACAAGGTCGTCATCATGACCGACGCCGACGTGGACGGCGCGCACATCCGCACGCTGTTGCTGACCTTCTTCTATCGCCAGATGCCCGAGATCATCCAGGCCGGGCACCTCTATATCGCGCAGCCGCCGCTGTATAAGGCGGCGAAGGGCCGGTCGGAGGTGTACCTCAAGGACGATGCGGCGCTCGACCAATATCTGGTCGATGCCGGCGTCGGTCTGATGGTGCTGGAGACGGCGGGCGGCACGCGGTCGGGCGACGATCTGCGCAGCCTGGTCGACCATGCGCGCCGCATGCGCACGCTGATGCGCTTCGTGCCGCGTCGCTACGACGCGAACATCGTCGAAGCGCTGGCGCTGGCCGGCGCGCTCGACCCCGAAGCGTCGCGCGAACAGCGGGCCGAACGGCTCGCCGCGGTCAGCCAGCGGCTCGACCAGACCGACAGCGACGCACGCTGGACCGCCCAGATGTCGGAGGAAGGCGGCTATCACTTCCAACGTATCTGGCGCGGGGTGACCGACCACCACATCATCGAGGTGGCGTTCCTGGGCTCGGCGGAAGGGCGCAAGCTCCATGCGCTGGCGGCCGAGGCGGCGGACAATTACACCACGCTTGCCAAGCTGGTACCGCTGAAGGGCACCACCACGACCGATGATGCGGGCGAGGACGAGGACGCGCCCGTCGCCGCCGCCAAGGGCGAGACTCTGGTGGCCCCCTCGCAGTTGCTCGACGCTGTGTTGTCGGCCGGTCGCAAGGGCCTGAGCATCCAGCGCTACAAGGGATTGGGCGAGATGAACGCCGAACAGCTGTGGGAAACCACGCTCGACCCGGCCAACCGCTCGATGCTGCAGGTGGAGATCGACCAGGCCGACGTGGCCGACGAAATCTTCACGCGCCTGATGGGCGATGTCGTCGAGCCGCGGCGCGAATTCATTCAGGAAAACGCGCTGACGGTAGCGAACCTGGACGTGTGA
- the sdhC gene encoding succinate dehydrogenase, cytochrome b556 subunit: MSKPARPRAPHLQIYTWGPHMLVSILHRATGSGMATVGTILFVWWLAAAAAGEDAYATFRDVFTLADGRLNIVGWVLGVGLTWAFFQHMANGIRHLFMDLGANFELRGNKQSALATLAFSVVATAAFWAYIVLGR, from the coding sequence GTGTCCAAACCCGCCCGCCCCCGGGCCCCGCATCTCCAGATCTATACCTGGGGTCCGCACATGCTCGTCTCGATCCTGCACCGCGCGACCGGCAGCGGCATGGCGACGGTCGGCACGATCCTGTTCGTCTGGTGGCTCGCCGCCGCGGCGGCCGGCGAAGACGCCTATGCCACGTTCCGCGACGTGTTCACGCTGGCCGACGGTCGGCTGAACATCGTCGGCTGGGTGCTGGGCGTTGGCCTCACCTGGGCGTTCTTCCAGCACATGGCCAACGGCATCCGCCACCTGTTCATGGATCTGGGCGCGAATTTCGAACTGCGCGGCAACAAGCAGTCGGCACTGGCCACGCTCGCCTTCTCGGTCGTCGCGACCGCGGCCTTCTGGGCCTATATCGTTCTGGGGCGCTGA
- a CDS encoding DUF2231 domain-containing protein — protein MKTDAAREGAAETRLVDPVVQDPAFHRTESMIAVAGHPVHAMLVAFPIALTTCTLGADLLYWWTGDVFWARAALWAAGAGFLFGVLAGIAGTVELLLVPGIRARSASWTHFVIAVMLLSILGASWGYRLTGYEQAVLPYGLLLSLFAVGFTGFTGWHGGKLVFEYQIGVSSTGS, from the coding sequence ATGAAGACCGATGCCGCTCGCGAAGGTGCCGCCGAAACCCGGCTCGTCGATCCCGTCGTGCAGGATCCGGCATTTCACCGCACGGAGTCGATGATCGCGGTCGCGGGCCACCCTGTCCACGCGATGCTGGTGGCCTTCCCTATCGCATTGACCACCTGCACGCTGGGTGCCGATCTGCTCTACTGGTGGACGGGCGACGTCTTCTGGGCGCGCGCCGCGCTGTGGGCAGCCGGCGCCGGCTTCCTGTTCGGCGTGCTCGCCGGAATCGCCGGCACCGTCGAGCTGCTGCTGGTCCCAGGCATCCGCGCCCGCTCCGCCAGCTGGACGCATTTCGTGATCGCGGTCATGCTGTTGTCGATCCTGGGCGCCAGCTGGGGGTATCGACTGACCGGCTATGAGCAAGCGGTGCTGCCCTACGGGCTGCTCCTCTCGCTGTTCGCGGTCGGCTTCACCGGGTTCACCGGATGGCACGGCGGCAAGCTGGTGTTCGAATATCAAATCGGTGTCTCTTCGACCGGAAGCTGA
- a CDS encoding OmpA family protein: MRTKIIMATLAAAATLATVPAATAQDRWDWAGGRPGTRDYALAGPGVRLLLPELRTSLRGRAWVARNFDRNRDGLIGPGEAQRANEVFTEIAGDGRGRFDWDARDAGWRRAGPAVGAGWDRGAMRGYGFRQTPRGAMMRLQDEVLFATDSATLRPGAVDTLRALAGYLRANPGVRVAIEGHTDSRGTDAHNDALSLRRADAVRMAFDRMGVTRARFSVKGFGERQPVASNATAAGMRQNRRVEITLLGRRANEF, from the coding sequence ATGCGTACCAAGATCATCATGGCCACGCTGGCCGCTGCGGCAACGCTCGCCACCGTACCTGCCGCGACGGCGCAGGATCGCTGGGACTGGGCAGGCGGCCGGCCGGGAACACGCGACTATGCGCTTGCGGGACCGGGTGTCCGCCTGCTGCTGCCGGAACTACGCACTTCGCTACGCGGTCGGGCCTGGGTCGCTCGCAACTTCGACCGCAACCGCGACGGGCTGATCGGCCCGGGCGAGGCACAGCGTGCGAACGAGGTGTTCACCGAGATCGCCGGCGACGGCCGCGGCCGGTTCGACTGGGATGCCCGCGACGCCGGCTGGCGCCGCGCAGGGCCTGCGGTCGGTGCCGGCTGGGACCGCGGCGCGATGCGCGGCTATGGCTTCCGTCAGACCCCGCGCGGCGCGATGATGCGACTTCAGGACGAAGTGCTGTTCGCCACCGACAGCGCGACGCTGCGCCCCGGCGCAGTCGACACGCTGCGCGCACTCGCCGGGTACCTCCGCGCCAATCCCGGCGTCCGCGTCGCCATCGAGGGCCATACCGATTCGCGCGGCACCGATGCGCATAACGACGCTCTGTCGCTGCGCCGCGCCGACGCCGTCCGCATGGCGTTCGACCGGATGGGCGTGACTCGCGCCCGTTTCTCGGTGAAGGGCTTCGGCGAGCGCCAGCCCGTCGCCAGCAACGCGACCGCGGCAGGCATGCGCCAGAACCGCCGGGTGGAGATCACGCTGCTCGGCCGCCGCGCCAACGAGTTCTGA
- a CDS encoding HPF/RaiA family ribosome-associated protein has product MLVQINTDNRVDGPQDVADGFEERVRTRLSRFGDRLTRVEVHIRDADGHRNGPDGITVSVEARPAGGQPITVTDTGNDPGSTLNGALRKAVDALESSFGKLDAVR; this is encoded by the coding sequence ATGCTGGTTCAGATCAACACCGATAATCGGGTCGATGGCCCGCAGGACGTCGCCGACGGCTTCGAGGAACGGGTACGCACCCGACTGTCACGTTTCGGCGATCGACTGACTCGCGTCGAGGTGCATATTCGCGATGCCGATGGACACCGCAATGGGCCGGACGGGATCACGGTCAGCGTCGAAGCCCGTCCCGCCGGCGGCCAGCCGATTACCGTCACCGACACCGGCAACGACCCCGGATCGACGCTCAACGGTGCGCTTCGCAAGGCGGTCGACGCCCTCGAAAGCAGCTTTGGCAAGCTCGACGCGGTCCGCTGA
- a CDS encoding DUF885 family protein, translating to MIDGRAQTMTTETHIDRRSMLKTGTAVAAAAVLPATVAAQAQRIGSGDAALRALLDRFFYDRLAERPEQATSLGLDTGAREGLRSQLGDETRSAAARSLARSRAEQAALRRIDRATLSDTAKIDFDVVDYQLQLAIRRGAFDYGSGNSPYVLSQLSGPYRSIPEFLDGQHRVATQKDADAYLARLARFPRAIDQSVARAREDAAKGVAPPDFVLDRMVVLLAELRDRQAADTTPVKGFVAKLAAAGLSPDLGKKAEAIMANEVFPALDRQRALVTELRAKATHDAGCWRLPHGDALYAHLAEASSTVPLSGDEIHRLGLAQVAEIGARIDSILKAQGMTQGTVGARLVELNKRPDQLFPNTDEGKAALVALLDTQIAAMAKRLPEQFSYVPKAQVVARRVPPAIEAGAPGGYYQAATLDGSRPGVYFINLKDTFDRPKFGLATLSHHEAVPGHHLQVMTALESNDIPLIRRRSGFSGYSEGWALYSEQLADEMGMFDGDPLGQVGYLQSLLFRATRLVVDSGLHAKRWSREKATDYLMATTGIARNRSQNEIDRYVVWPGQATSYKIGHTKWVELRDAAKAKAGARWDPRQFHSVLLLGGMPLAVLERVVKARMV from the coding sequence GTGATCGACGGACGCGCGCAGACGATGACGACGGAAACGCATATCGACCGCCGATCGATGCTGAAAACCGGTACTGCCGTCGCCGCGGCGGCAGTGCTGCCGGCCACGGTGGCGGCGCAGGCACAACGGATCGGTTCGGGCGACGCCGCCTTGCGCGCGTTGCTCGACCGTTTCTTCTACGATCGTCTCGCCGAGCGCCCCGAGCAGGCAACGTCGCTAGGGCTCGACACCGGCGCGCGGGAAGGGTTGCGTTCGCAGCTCGGCGACGAGACGCGCAGCGCAGCTGCGCGCTCGCTGGCGCGCAGCCGGGCCGAACAGGCCGCGCTGCGTCGCATCGACCGCGCGACCCTGTCCGACACGGCGAAGATCGATTTCGACGTGGTCGATTATCAGCTGCAGCTCGCGATCCGGCGCGGAGCGTTCGACTATGGGTCGGGCAATTCGCCCTATGTCCTGTCGCAGCTGTCGGGGCCCTATCGCTCGATCCCCGAGTTTCTCGACGGCCAGCACCGCGTCGCGACGCAGAAGGACGCCGACGCCTATCTCGCGCGTCTGGCCCGTTTCCCGCGAGCGATCGACCAGAGTGTCGCCCGTGCCCGGGAAGACGCGGCAAAGGGCGTCGCGCCGCCCGACTTCGTCCTCGACCGCATGGTCGTGCTGCTCGCCGAGCTGCGCGACCGGCAGGCGGCGGACACGACGCCGGTCAAGGGCTTCGTCGCCAAGCTGGCCGCCGCCGGCCTTTCGCCCGACCTGGGCAAAAAGGCCGAAGCGATCATGGCGAACGAGGTGTTCCCGGCGCTCGACCGTCAGCGTGCGCTCGTGACAGAGCTGCGCGCAAAGGCCACGCACGACGCTGGTTGCTGGCGTCTGCCGCACGGCGATGCGCTGTACGCACATCTGGCCGAGGCATCGAGCACCGTCCCGCTGTCGGGCGACGAGATCCACCGCCTGGGCCTGGCGCAGGTCGCCGAGATCGGCGCACGGATCGACAGTATCCTTAAGGCGCAAGGGATGACGCAAGGTACGGTCGGCGCGCGGCTGGTCGAACTGAACAAGCGTCCCGACCAGCTCTTCCCCAACACCGACGAAGGCAAGGCGGCGCTCGTCGCGCTGCTCGACACGCAGATCGCGGCGATGGCCAAGCGCCTGCCCGAGCAATTCAGCTACGTTCCGAAGGCGCAGGTCGTCGCGCGGCGCGTGCCGCCCGCGATCGAGGCAGGCGCGCCTGGCGGCTATTATCAGGCCGCCACGCTCGATGGGTCGCGGCCGGGCGTCTATTTCATCAACCTGAAGGACACGTTCGACCGACCGAAGTTCGGTCTGGCGACGCTCAGCCATCATGAGGCGGTGCCGGGGCATCACCTGCAGGTGATGACGGCGCTGGAGAGCAACGACATCCCGCTCATTCGCCGGCGCAGCGGGTTCAGCGGCTACAGCGAAGGCTGGGCGCTCTATTCGGAGCAGCTGGCCGATGAGATGGGGATGTTCGACGGCGATCCGCTGGGGCAGGTCGGCTATCTTCAGTCCCTGCTGTTCCGCGCGACACGTCTGGTCGTCGACTCCGGGCTGCACGCCAAGCGCTGGAGCCGGGAGAAGGCGACCGATTATCTGATGGCGACGACCGGCATTGCGCGCAACCGCAGCCAGAACGAGATCGACCGCTATGTCGTCTGGCCGGGGCAGGCGACCAGCTACAAGATCGGCCACACCAAATGGGTCGAGTTGCGCGACGCGGCCAAGGCGAAGGCGGGCGCCCGGTGGGACCCGCGACAGTTCCATTCGGTCCTGCTGCTGGGCGGGATGCCGCTGGCGGTGCTGGAGCGCGTGGTGAAAGCGCGGATGGTGTAA
- the sdhD gene encoding succinate dehydrogenase, hydrophobic membrane anchor protein, with product MGNGTSIGRVRGLGSAKEGTHHWWHQRLTAGTNLLLMLWFFISIARLPGYALADVTKWLSTPWTAIPLVLLVTSVFYHFRLGLQVVIEDYQHDASRVAGLILLNLFTVGAAATAIFSILKIAFTGSID from the coding sequence ATGGGTAACGGAACCTCGATCGGCCGCGTTCGTGGCCTGGGCAGTGCCAAGGAAGGCACGCATCACTGGTGGCACCAGCGGCTGACGGCGGGCACCAACCTGCTGCTGATGCTGTGGTTCTTCATCAGCATCGCCCGCCTGCCGGGTTATGCGCTGGCCGATGTGACCAAGTGGCTGTCGACGCCGTGGACCGCGATTCCCTTGGTCCTGCTCGTGACCTCGGTCTTCTACCACTTCCGCCTCGGGCTGCAGGTGGTGATCGAGGATTATCAGCATGACGCCAGCCGCGTCGCCGGGCTGATCCTGCTCAACCTCTTCACGGTGGGCGCTGCGGCGACCGCCATTTTCTCGATCCTCAAGATCGCCTTCACCGGAAGCATCGACTGA
- a CDS encoding CopD family protein: MILSIVKGLHIAALILWCAGLIALPLVLAKHRRGEAQTTYARLRLLTHDSYTMIVTPAAVIAIAAGTALIYLRGAFAPWMFAKLVAVGLLVCLHALVGHTVVLMSERRGDYAPPPAAPLVVGSIATMVVVLLLVLAKPIVPDIAPAWLKAPQNRQLPVEETPI; encoded by the coding sequence ATGATCCTGAGCATCGTGAAGGGGCTGCATATCGCTGCCCTGATCCTGTGGTGCGCAGGGCTGATCGCGCTGCCGCTTGTGCTTGCCAAGCACCGTCGCGGCGAAGCGCAGACGACCTATGCGCGGCTGCGCCTGCTGACCCATGACAGCTACACGATGATCGTCACCCCGGCCGCGGTGATCGCGATCGCGGCGGGCACGGCGCTGATCTACCTGCGCGGGGCGTTCGCGCCGTGGATGTTCGCCAAGCTGGTCGCGGTCGGCCTGCTCGTGTGCCTTCACGCCCTTGTCGGCCACACCGTGGTGCTGATGAGCGAGCGCCGCGGCGACTATGCGCCTCCGCCGGCCGCACCGCTGGTCGTTGGCAGCATCGCCACGATGGTCGTCGTGCTGCTGTTGGTGCTTGCCAAGCCGATCGTCCCCGACATCGCGCCGGCCTGGCTCAAGGCGCCGCAGAACCGTCAGCTTCCGGTCGAAGAGACACCGATTTGA